Proteins from one Setaria italica strain Yugu1 chromosome V, Setaria_italica_v2.0, whole genome shotgun sequence genomic window:
- the LOC101762867 gene encoding monothiol glutaredoxin-S2, giving the protein MQAVGIRRGLTIDPAGEEEAPAARVGRLVRESPVVIFARRGCYMAHVMKRLLAAVGAHATVIELDAGAADELAAAAAEAGRGAVPALFVGGAPVGGLEGLMDLHLSGRLVPRLREVGALCA; this is encoded by the coding sequence ATGCAGGCGGTGGGCATCCGGAGGGGGCTGACCATCGACCctgcgggggaggaggaggcccccGCGGCGCGGGTGGGGCGCCTGGTCCGCGAGAGCCCCGTGGTGATCTTCGCGCGGCGCGGGTGCTACATGGCGCACGTGATGaagcgcctcctcgccgccgtgggCGCGCACGCCACCGTCATCGAGCTggacgccggcgcggccgacgagctcgcggcggcggccgccgaggcCGGGCGCGGCGCCGTCCCGGCGCTGTTCGTGGGCGGCGCCCCCGTCGGCGGGCTCGAGGGGCTCATGGACCTACACCTCAGCGGCCGTCTCGTGCCACGGCTCAGGGAGGTCGGCGCCCTCTGCGCCTAG
- the LOC101762464 gene encoding BTB/POZ domain and ankyrin repeat-containing protein NPR1, which translates to MEPMDSQVTAVALSDSDSVSVDGADAADADLQALRRLSDNLAAAFRSPDDFAFLSDARIAVPGAPDLCVHRCVLCARSPFLRAFFARRTAAAGAGEEKVKDKDKDKDKDKDKDKVELRELLGEEVEVGYEALRLVIEYLYSGRVGALPKAACLCVDEGGCAHLGCRPAVAFMAQVLFAASTFEVAELTSLFQRQLLDVLDKVEVDNLPLILSVANLCSKSCVKLLERCLEIVVRSNLDMITLEKALPPDVVKQIVDARLSLELVSPEDKGFPNIHVRRVHRALDSDDVELVRMLLKEGKTNLDDAYALHYAVEHCDSKITTELLDLALADVNHRNPRGYTVLHIAAMRMEPKIIVSLLTKGARPSDLTFDHRKAVQISKRLTKHGDYFGPTEDGKPSPKDKLCIEILEQAERRDPQLGEASVSLAMAGDCLRGRLLYLENRVALARILFPMEARVAMDIAQVDGTLEFALTVDLNDTPFKMKEEHLTRMSALSKTVELGKRFFPRCSKVLDQFMDDENELASLGRDTSTSTEKKRRFHDLQDVLQKAFSEDKEENDRSARSSSVSSRTTSIGAVRPRR; encoded by the exons ATGGAGCCCATGGACAGCCAGGTCACAGCCGTCGCGCTCTCTGACTCCGATAGCGTCTCCGTCGACGGCGCCGACGCGGCGGACGCCGACCTACAGgcgctccgccgcctctccgacaatctcgccgccgcgttccgctCCCCCGACGACTTCGCCTTCCTCTCCGACGCGCGCATCGCGGTGCCCGGCGCGCCCGACCTTTGCGTGCACCGCTGCGTGCTCTGCGCGCGCAGTCCCTTCCTGCGCGCCTTCTTCGCGCGCCGaaccgcggccgccggcgccggcgaggagaaGGTCAAGGACAAAGACAAGGACAAGGACAAGGACAAGGACAAGGACAAGGTCGAGCTCCGAGAGCttctcggcgaggaggtggaggtcggCTACGAGGCGCTGCGGCTGGTGATCGAGTACCTCTACAGCGGCCGCGTCGGCGCCCTGCCCAAGGCGGCGTGTCTCTGCGTCGACGAGGGCGGTTGCGCGCATCTCGGCTGCCGCCCCGCCGTCGCCTTCATGGCGCAGGTCCtcttcgccgcctccaccttcgAGGTCGCCGAGCTCACCAGCCTCTTCCAG CGGCAGCTCCTTGATGTCCTTGATAAGGTTGAAGTAGACAACCTCCCATTGATCCTATCTGTTGCAAACTTATGCAGCAAATCTTGTGTGAAACTTCTCGAGAGATGCCTTGAGATAGTAGTTCGGTCAAATCTTGATATGATTACTCTTGAGAAGGCTTTGCCTCCAGATGTTGTCAAACAAATTGTTGATGCAAGGCTAAGTCTTGAATTAGTTTCGCCTGAAGACAAGGGCTTCCCTAACATACATGTACGAAGAGTACACAGAGCGCTGGATTCTGATGATGTGGAGCTAGTCAGAATGCTACTCAAGGAAGGGAAAACTAATCTTGATGACGCATATGCATTGCACTATGCTGTAGAACATTGTGACTCAAAGATCACAACAGAGCTTCTGGATCTCGCACTTGCAGATGTTAATCATAGGAACCCAAGAGGTTATACAGTTCTTCATATTGCTGCTATGAGAATGGAGCCTAAAATTATTGTCTCCCTTTTGACCAAGGGAGCTCGGCCGTCAGATCTCACATTTGATCATAGAAAAGCAGTACAGATATCTAAGCGACTTACCAAGCATGGGGATTACTTTGGGCCTACTGAGGATGGAAAACCTTCTCCAAAAGATAAATTATGTATTGAGATACTAGAGCAAGCTGAAAGAAGGGATCCGCAACTTGGAGAAGCATCAGTTTCTCTTGCGATGGCAGGAGACTGTCTGCGTGGAAGGTTGCTCTACCTTGAAAATCGAG TTGCTTTAGCGAGGATATTGTTCCCCATGGAGGCAAGGGTAGCAATGGACATTGCTCAAGTGGATGGAACCTTGGAATTTGCCCTTACTGTTGATCTAAATGACACTCCTTTCAAAATGAAGGAAGAACACTTGACTCGGATGAGCGCCCTCTCCAAAACAG TGGAACTTGGGAAGCGCTTCTTCCCACGGTGTTCAAAAGTGCTGGACCAGTTCATGGACGATGAAAACGAGCTGGCTTCCCTTGGGAGAGACACATCCACATCCacagagaagaagaggaggttcCATGACCTGCAAGACGTGCTCCAGAAGGCATTCAGCGAGGACAAGGAGGAGAATGACAGGTCAGCCCGTTCATCTTCCGTATCATCGAGGACGACATCGATCGGAGCCGTCCGGCCCAGGAGATGA
- the LOC101763277 gene encoding protein indeterminate-domain 7, translated as MMLKDLAAIQQQQLAADENMSNLTSASGDQTSVSSHPLPPPAKKKRSLPGNPDPDAEVIALSPRTLMATNRYVCEVCGKGFQRDQNLQLHRRGHNLPWKLKQRNPKEVVRKKVYVCPEAGCVHHDPARALGDLTGIKKHFSRKHGEKKWKCDRCAKRYAVHSDWKAHSKVCGTREYRCDCGTLFSRRDSFITHRAFCDALAEESARAVTAAAAAAAVAAGQHHQTHPGMLGDGVHLPAVLDHPSQPPLGGMSLQEMCLKREQFAPSWLTPQQQQHLEMGNPPSVFGSQEYMTGSSTPDSNAQPAAGLGFGFSPPPTASAAHMSATALLQKAAQMGATLSRPSNQGQMASVHSTSTTSANAAAAAAGSLPTTGAHTGALGFGASHHFGGDRERSSRTDRDAGSGGNAAGAAAGGGNDGLTRDFLGLRAFSQGDILSMAGFDPCMSPASPAAYEQQGHQMSSKQWHV; from the exons ATGATGCTCAAGGATCTGGCCGCaattcagcagcagcagctggccgCCGACGAGAACATGTCCAACctcacctccgcctccggcgaCCAGACCAGCGTCTCCTCCcacccgctcccgccgcccgccaagaAGAAGCGCAGCCTCCCCGGGAATCCAG ACCCCGACGCGGAGGTGATCGCGCTGTCGCCGCGGACGCTGATGGCGACGAACCGGTACGTGTGCGAGGTGTGCGGCAAGGGGTTCCAGCGGGACCAGAACCTGCAGCTCCACCGGCGCGGCCACAACCTGCCGTGGAAGCTGAAGCAGCGCAACCCCAAGGAGGTGGTGagaaagaaggtgtacgtgtgccCGGAGGCCGGGTGCGTGCACCACGACCCCGCCCGCGCCCTCGGCGACCTCACCGGCATCAAGAAGCACTTTAGCCGCAAGCACGGCGAGAAGAAGTGGAAGTGCGACCGCTGCGCCAAGCGCTACGCCGTCCACTCCGACTGGAAGGCGCACTCCAAGGTCTGCGGCACCCGGGAGTACCGCTGCGACTGCGGCACGCTCTTCTCTAGGAGGGACAGCTTCATCACCCACAGGGCCTTCTGCGACGCGCTCGCCGAGGAGAGCGCACGGGCggtcaccgccgcggcggcggcggcggcggtggcggcgggccaGCACCACCAGACGCACCCCGGGATGCTCGGCGACGGCGTACACCTGCCGGCCGTGCTGGACCACCCGTCGCAGCCGCCACTGGGCGGCATGTCCTTGCAGGAGATGTGCCTCAAGAGGGAGCAGTTCGCGCCGTCGTGGCTCAcgccccagcagcagcagcacctggAGATGGGCAACCCCCCGTCCGTGTTCGGGTCCCAGGAGTACATGACGGGGAGCTCCACGCCGGATAGCAACgcgcagccggcggcgggcctcgGTTTCGGGTTCTCGCCGCCACCCACCGCCTCGGCGGCGCACATGTCGGCAACCGCGCTGCTGCAGAAAGCGGCGCAGATGGGTGCAACGCTGAGCCGGCCGTCGAACCAGGGCCAGATGGCGAGCGTCCacagcaccagcaccaccagcgCTAAcgcagcagctgctgccgcAGGCAGCCTGCCTACCACTGGCGCCCACACTGGTGCCCTCGGCTTCGGGGCATCCCATCACTTTGGAGGGGATCGGGAGAGGAGCAGCAGGACCGATCGCGACGCCGGTAGCGGCGGCAAtgccgcgggcgccgccgccggaggcggcAACGACGGGCTCACCAGGGATTTCCTGGGGCTACGGGCCTTCTCCCAGGGCGACATACTCAGCATGGCCGGGTTCGATCCCTGCATgtcgccggcctcgccggcggcgtacGAGCAACAAGGGCACCAGATGAGCAGCAAGCAGTGGCATGTCTAG
- the LOC101765992 gene encoding EPIDERMAL PATTERNING FACTOR-like protein 3 codes for MCGAHGLRKHNSRAPWFLFVFVLLLPIAVSQGDRELAHVGDGGHSSPIGGGEGEQEQLSRLGSRPPCCESKCGGCAPCEPVQVRAGAVTEGGLRPQCANYEPVGWKCRCGAAVFDP; via the exons ATGTGTGGAGCTCACGGTCTGCGGAAGCACAACAGTAGGGCACCCTGGTTCCTCTTCGTCTTCGTCCTGCTTCTTCCGATTGCCGTGTCCCAAG GCGACCGGGAGCTTGCGCATGTCGGGGACGGCGGGCACTCATCGCCG ATCGGTGGTGGGGAAGGTGAGCAGGAGCAGCTGAGCAGGCTGGGCTCGAGGCCGCCGTGCTGCGAGAGCAAGTGCGGCGGGTGCGCGCCGTGCGAGCCCGTGCAGgtgcgcgccggcgccgtcacGGAGGGCGGCCTCCGCCCGCAGTGCGCCAACTACGAGCCCGTCGGGTGGAAGTGCAGGTGCGGCGCCGCCGTCTTCGATCCATGA